The proteins below come from a single Aegilops tauschii subsp. strangulata cultivar AL8/78 chromosome 6, Aet v6.0, whole genome shotgun sequence genomic window:
- the LOC120967433 gene encoding uncharacterized protein isoform X1, which produces MASGLVVVSQPLASAPAISSPINASPSLLLAAPAANAEHFVSLSPPQAMASGGGMAALLRNKMFVSCVMLLVVLLMATQIAAAGGGARRLLWCGYRNCNCRTCPIYGWACCGMCCSP; this is translated from the exons ATGGCGTCCGGCTTGGTTGTTGTATCCCAGCCACTGGCTTCCGCTCCAGCCATTTCCTCTCCTATAAATGCCAGCCCTTCCCTCCTCCTTGCAGCACCAGCAGCTAACGCCGAGCACTTCGTCTCACTCTCACCAC CTCAAGCGATGGCCTCCGGCGGCGGCATGGCAGCGCTTCTGAGGAACAAGATGTTCGTCTCCTGCGTGATGCTCCTCGTGGTCCTCCTGATGGCCACGCAGatagcggcggcgggcggcggggcacgCCGGCTCCTGTGGTGCGGCTATAGAAACTGCAACTGCCGCACTTGCCCCATATATGGGTGGGCGTGCTGCGGCATGTGTTGCTCGCCgtag
- the LOC120967433 gene encoding uncharacterized protein isoform X2, with product MPALPSSLQHQQLTPSTSSHSHHPAQAMASGGGMAALLRNKMFVSCVMLLVVLLMATQIAAAGGGARRLLWCGYRNCNCRTCPIYGWACCGMCCSP from the exons ATGCCAGCCCTTCCCTCCTCCTTGCAGCACCAGCAGCTAACGCCGAGCACTTCGTCTCACTCTCACCAC CCAGCTCAAGCGATGGCCTCCGGCGGCGGCATGGCAGCGCTTCTGAGGAACAAGATGTTCGTCTCCTGCGTGATGCTCCTCGTGGTCCTCCTGATGGCCACGCAGatagcggcggcgggcggcggggcacgCCGGCTCCTGTGGTGCGGCTATAGAAACTGCAACTGCCGCACTTGCCCCATATATGGGTGGGCGTGCTGCGGCATGTGTTGCTCGCCgtag